One window of the Roseovarius sp. THAF9 genome contains the following:
- a CDS encoding glycerophosphodiester phosphodiesterase family protein — translation MIRFTFVAVPLAIAGLATPLAAEEVGYGPRPGYLIDRMAEGPLKEKLAGCMGQAPARSGFSIGHRGAPLLFPEHTVESNKAAARMGAGILECDVTFTKDHELVCRHAQNDLHTTTDILASDLAGTCVTPFSPAEGEMEATAECRTSEITLAEFRTLTGKMDAADTSATTVEDYMDGTASWRTDLYAAEGGTLMTHAESIELFRDLGAKFTPELKSPAVEMPHDGFSQEDYAQKMIDAYKAAGVPASDVWAQSFNLDDVLYWIENEPEFGAQAVYLDGRYNVEGFDFMDPATFEPSMQALADQGVNYIAPPMWMLVTLEGDEIVPSPYATAANDAGLNIITWTLERSGPLTGGGGWYFQSVADTIDTDADYFTMLHALHDKVGVVGVFSDWPATVTYYANCMGLD, via the coding sequence ATGATCCGTTTCACATTCGTCGCGGTGCCGCTTGCCATTGCCGGGCTGGCCACGCCGCTGGCCGCCGAAGAGGTCGGGTACGGGCCGCGCCCGGGTTACCTGATCGACCGGATGGCAGAGGGGCCGTTGAAGGAGAAGCTGGCCGGGTGCATGGGCCAGGCACCGGCGCGGTCGGGTTTTTCTATCGGGCACCGGGGGGCGCCGCTGCTCTTTCCGGAGCATACAGTTGAATCCAACAAGGCGGCAGCACGTATGGGCGCGGGCATTCTGGAATGCGACGTTACCTTTACCAAGGATCATGAACTGGTCTGCCGGCACGCGCAGAACGATCTGCACACGACGACCGATATTCTGGCCTCGGACCTTGCGGGGACCTGCGTGACGCCGTTCAGCCCTGCCGAGGGCGAGATGGAGGCTACGGCGGAATGCCGGACCTCGGAGATCACGCTGGCCGAGTTCCGCACGCTGACCGGTAAAATGGACGCGGCGGATACCTCGGCGACGACGGTCGAGGACTACATGGACGGGACGGCCAGTTGGCGCACGGACCTTTACGCCGCGGAGGGCGGGACGCTGATGACCCACGCCGAGTCGATCGAACTGTTCCGCGACCTGGGCGCGAAGTTCACGCCCGAGCTGAAGAGCCCGGCGGTGGAGATGCCGCATGACGGGTTCAGCCAGGAAGACTATGCCCAGAAGATGATCGACGCGTATAAGGCGGCGGGCGTTCCGGCGTCGGACGTGTGGGCGCAGAGTTTCAACCTGGACGATGTGCTTTACTGGATCGAGAACGAGCCGGAGTTCGGCGCGCAGGCTGTGTATCTGGACGGCCGTTATAACGTCGAAGGGTTCGATTTCATGGACCCGGCGACGTTCGAGCCGTCGATGCAGGCGCTGGCGGACCAGGGTGTGAATTACATCGCGCCGCCGATGTGGATGTTGGTGACGCTGGAGGGCGACGAGATTGTGCCGTCGCCCTATGCCACGGCGGCAAACGACGCGGGGCTGAACATCATTACCTGGACGTTGGAACGTTCTGGCCCTCTGACGGGTGGTGGCGGCTGGTATTTCCAGTCGGTGGCGGACACGATCGATACCGATGCGGATTACTTCACCATGCTGCACGCGCTGCATGACAAGGTCGGTGTGGTCGGCGTGTTCAGCGACTGGCCCGCGACGGTGACGTATTATGCGAATTGCATGGGGCTCGACTGA
- a CDS encoding DMT family transporter, translating to MTTTATDILPEMRRLAARFQLARMGIVFAWTAVLIYAASNSIVTSLVDIGATASGDSLRNPITFPNLLLLGSMLSLVPLALIFRRDLTRTNLRRLRPHDWRVLTLSAFLSSALTPGLFFFALSQTSVTNVVLVSRIEPPLFLLAAWLILNERFSARAMIAGLVALCGALVIIGMGDGRAIHDFGTGEWAAIAATLSYIASTLVARKGLRDVPMGIFAVYRTFAGSAMYVALAMVLYGPDVFRDILSPILWSWIWLYTGIVIVLGQVAWNLALKYAASGDIALATSFSPLAAIIIAMALLGEDPGAGLLPGAALIGLAILIGRGLLGSGPDIPATITAIMRPSKPATYAAPRISHPIPLARIGARWKTLAPNTAAPPGQRRWSPDDTDFLRIVLSRVGGSQ from the coding sequence GTGACCACTACGGCAACCGATATCCTGCCAGAAATGCGCCGCCTCGCGGCACGCTTCCAGCTGGCGCGGATGGGCATCGTGTTTGCCTGGACCGCAGTGCTGATCTATGCGGCATCCAATTCAATCGTCACCTCCCTTGTCGATATCGGCGCCACCGCATCCGGCGACAGCCTTCGGAATCCGATAACTTTTCCGAACCTTCTGCTGCTCGGCTCAATGCTGTCTCTTGTGCCGCTGGCGCTTATTTTCCGCCGCGATCTGACACGCACCAACCTGCGTCGGCTTCGCCCCCATGACTGGCGCGTGCTAACGCTGTCAGCCTTCTTGTCCTCTGCACTGACTCCGGGGCTCTTCTTTTTTGCGCTGTCGCAAACCTCGGTCACAAACGTGGTCTTGGTCAGCCGCATCGAGCCGCCGTTGTTCCTGCTGGCCGCCTGGCTTATCCTGAACGAGCGGTTCTCGGCCCGCGCCATGATCGCCGGTCTCGTCGCGCTCTGCGGTGCGCTGGTCATCATCGGCATGGGGGACGGGCGCGCCATCCACGACTTCGGCACCGGCGAATGGGCCGCCATCGCAGCCACCCTCAGCTACATCGCCTCGACGCTGGTGGCCCGCAAGGGCCTGCGCGACGTTCCCATGGGCATCTTCGCGGTTTACCGCACCTTTGCCGGGTCCGCGATGTACGTGGCGCTGGCCATGGTTCTTTACGGCCCGGATGTGTTCCGCGATATCCTGTCACCCATCCTCTGGAGCTGGATCTGGCTCTATACTGGCATCGTGATCGTGCTGGGCCAGGTCGCGTGGAACCTTGCCCTGAAATACGCCGCCTCAGGCGATATCGCGCTGGCGACATCCTTTTCGCCTCTGGCCGCGATCATCATCGCCATGGCGCTTCTGGGTGAAGACCCCGGGGCCGGCCTGTTGCCCGGCGCCGCGCTGATCGGTCTGGCGATCCTCATCGGTCGCGGTCTTCTCGGCAGCGGTCCCGACATCCCGGCCACCATCACCGCCATCATGCGCCCATCAAAACCCGCGACTTACGCGGCACCGCGTATCAGCCACCCGATCCCGCTTGCCCGCATCGGCGCACGCTGGAAAACGCTGGCGCCCAATACGGCCGCGCCGCCCGGCCAACGCCGATGGTCGCCTGACGACACGGATTTTTTGCGCATCGTCTTGTCAAGGGTCGGAGGGTCGCAATAG
- a CDS encoding class I SAM-dependent RNA methyltransferase, which yields MTPRRAFEIFLTAPPGLELALKDEAHAAGFAKPKATPGGVRFRGHWPDIWRANLSLRGAGRVLARVARFQAMHLDQLEARTREVDWAGLLRPDVPVTVEATTRKSKIYHQGAAAERVDRAIHEVTGAPLEGDDPVRVQLRIENNQCLLSLDTSGEPLHRRGQKPFVGKAPVRETLASLFLRQCGYTGTEPVLDPMCGSGTFLLEAAEIALGRAPGRDRSFAFERFATFDASAWQDLKRSQTDTRTALHFHGSDRDAGAVTGARSNADTAGLSDRVMISHHAFSDLQRPDGPPGLVMVNPPYGTRIGERKQLFGLYGALGKTLAERLAGWRVGLVTTDASLANATGLPFTDPGPPVAHGGLRVQLFQTGALT from the coding sequence ATGACGCCACGCCGCGCGTTCGAGATCTTTCTTACCGCCCCGCCCGGCCTCGAACTCGCCCTCAAGGACGAGGCGCACGCCGCGGGGTTCGCCAAGCCCAAGGCCACCCCCGGCGGCGTCCGCTTTCGCGGCCATTGGCCGGACATCTGGCGCGCCAACCTTTCCCTGCGCGGTGCGGGCCGGGTTCTGGCCCGCGTCGCCCGCTTTCAGGCGATGCATCTCGACCAGCTTGAGGCCCGCACGCGCGAGGTTGATTGGGCGGGCCTCCTGCGCCCCGACGTGCCCGTGACCGTCGAGGCGACCACCCGCAAATCAAAGATCTACCACCAAGGCGCCGCCGCCGAACGCGTCGACCGCGCCATCCACGAGGTCACCGGCGCCCCGCTCGAAGGCGACGACCCCGTGCGCGTCCAACTCCGCATCGAAAACAACCAGTGCCTGCTCAGCCTTGATACCTCGGGCGAACCGCTCCACCGCCGCGGCCAGAAGCCCTTCGTCGGCAAGGCGCCCGTGCGCGAGACCCTCGCCTCACTCTTCCTGCGCCAATGCGGCTACACCGGCACCGAGCCGGTCCTGGACCCGATGTGTGGCTCAGGCACCTTCCTGCTGGAGGCTGCCGAAATCGCCCTCGGCCGCGCCCCTGGCCGTGACAGATCCTTCGCCTTCGAGCGTTTCGCCACTTTCGATGCAAGCGCATGGCAGGACCTGAAACGCAGCCAGACTGACACCCGAACCGCCCTTCACTTCCACGGCAGCGACCGTGACGCGGGCGCTGTCACCGGCGCGCGGTCCAACGCCGACACCGCCGGCCTCAGCGACCGGGTCATGATCTCGCACCATGCCTTCAGCGACCTTCAGCGCCCCGACGGTCCACCCGGTCTCGTCATGGTGAACCCGCCCTACGGCACCCGCATCGGCGAGCGCAAACAGCTCTTCGGCCTCTACGGTGCCCTCGGCAAGACCCTCGCGGAACGTCTCGCAGGCTGGCGCGTCGGCCTCGTGACCACCGACGCCAGCCTTGCCAACGCCACCGGCCTGCCCTTCACCGACCCCGGCCCACCCGTCGCCCATGGCGGCCTGCGCGTACAGCTCTTCCAGACCGGCGCCCTGACGTAA
- a CDS encoding response regulator, whose amino-acid sequence MEKDQLNVLIVESDASLGRLWQKHLERQGMRVRLEQDQAGARDALDTQPCDLIILNLLLTRSSAFSVADEAEARHPGIPILFVTNTSFFSDGSVFGLCANARAYVNAATPPEDLTAMVEHYARSG is encoded by the coding sequence GTGGAAAAAGATCAACTCAACGTGCTCATCGTGGAGAGCGACGCGTCGCTTGGCCGTCTTTGGCAGAAGCACCTTGAACGGCAGGGTATGCGCGTGCGCCTGGAACAGGATCAAGCCGGGGCGCGCGATGCACTGGACACGCAGCCCTGTGACCTGATCATCCTGAACCTGCTTTTGACGCGCAGCAGCGCGTTTTCGGTCGCCGACGAGGCCGAGGCGCGGCATCCCGGTATCCCGATCCTGTTCGTCACGAATACGTCGTTCTTTTCGGACGGGTCGGTGTTTGGGTTGTGCGCCAACGCGCGGGCCTACGTGAATGCCGCGACGCCGCCGGAGGACCTGACGGCGATGGTGGAGCACTACGCCCGCTCGGGCTGA
- a CDS encoding lytic murein transglycosylase produces the protein MIRCLALALSLCTATTAYGQSCGGSFSGFVDALRQEAIARGHAPDSVNSFFASVRQDQSVLQADRRQGVFQKPFTDFARRLISANRLNTGRAKSQQFDAVFDRIEAEYGVPRGVLLAFWAFETDYGGFQGDYNTLNALVTLSHDCRRPELFRPQVFAALELYEMGNFDPVRTTGAWAGEIGMVQMLPQDIIDNGVDADGDGEVNLKTSAPDALMSGGKMLQHLGWRAGEPWLQEVDVPDDLDWSKTGLRTTLPASEWAAMGVTPRHGQIRGDLPANILLPEGRKGPAFLAYPNFNVYFEWNQSYTYVLTAAYFANRLEGAPVFDAGNPDPGLSGDQMKRLQEKLAARGYDVGGVDGILGSGTRAAVQDVQQELGMPADAWPTPALLNAL, from the coding sequence ATGATCCGCTGCCTCGCCCTCGCCTTGTCGCTCTGCACCGCCACGACCGCCTATGGTCAAAGTTGCGGCGGCTCCTTCTCCGGCTTCGTCGACGCGCTGCGACAAGAGGCGATCGCCCGCGGCCACGCCCCCGACAGCGTGAACAGCTTTTTCGCCTCGGTGCGCCAGGACCAGAGCGTGCTGCAGGCCGACCGCCGTCAGGGTGTTTTCCAGAAACCTTTCACCGACTTTGCCCGCCGCCTGATCAGCGCGAACCGGCTCAACACCGGCCGTGCCAAGTCGCAACAATTCGATGCCGTCTTCGACCGGATCGAGGCCGAATACGGCGTGCCGCGCGGCGTGCTGCTGGCCTTCTGGGCGTTCGAGACCGACTACGGCGGCTTCCAGGGCGACTACAACACGCTCAACGCGCTGGTCACCTTGTCACATGACTGCCGCCGGCCCGAGCTTTTCCGGCCCCAGGTCTTTGCCGCCCTGGAACTCTACGAGATGGGCAATTTCGATCCCGTGCGCACCACCGGCGCCTGGGCCGGGGAAATCGGCATGGTCCAGATGCTGCCCCAGGATATCATCGACAATGGCGTCGACGCTGACGGCGACGGCGAGGTCAACCTCAAGACCTCCGCCCCCGACGCGCTGATGTCGGGCGGCAAGATGCTGCAACATCTCGGCTGGCGCGCGGGTGAGCCGTGGCTGCAGGAAGTCGACGTGCCCGATGATCTCGACTGGTCCAAGACGGGCCTGCGCACGACGCTTCCCGCCTCCGAATGGGCCGCGATGGGCGTCACCCCCCGCCACGGCCAGATCCGCGGCGACCTGCCCGCGAACATCCTTCTGCCCGAGGGGCGCAAAGGTCCGGCGTTTCTCGCCTACCCCAATTTCAACGTCTATTTCGAGTGGAACCAAAGCTACACCTATGTGCTGACCGCCGCCTATTTCGCCAACCGGCTGGAAGGCGCACCAGTCTTCGACGCGGGCAACCCCGATCCGGGCCTTTCCGGCGATCAGATGAAGCGACTTCAGGAAAAGCTCGCCGCGCGCGGCTATGACGTGGGCGGGGTGGACGGCATCCTCGGCTCCGGCACCCGCGCCGCCGTGCAGGATGTACAGCAGGAACTGGGCATGCCCGCCGATGCCTGGCCCACGCCCGCGCTTCTGAATGCCCTATGA
- a CDS encoding FlgO family outer membrane protein has protein sequence MGLRKAAIACLLAGVTGMAGLAENAQAASSVDESLDEIARQIVERTRTDGTATIGISTFTHSDGTCSDLSNYVSEFVVDSLFNSGEGKIDIIERSQLSAIFREMELVFDGTIAPDAAKRLGEIEGVDALVTGSLIQFGEKVKLQARMISTQDGRLFATARSEFPSVGSVAQMMATRSRAACGFASATGTGEGDAATQVVVVESGGGQTSVQGQSLVQPSRRFSSDVFEAEVSSLIYNKGNGETSFAVRFKNTADTPIALAYLPNSVSVADGVGGFMSYKDNWSGLRSCYSENRLGLCNGSDPKYATILTPGKVAQLNFRMQGQKGLEDAKMSLAFELVVTPNADENETFVVQSVGFYDMQAD, from the coding sequence ATGGGGTTGAGAAAAGCTGCGATTGCCTGCCTTCTGGCGGGTGTGACAGGGATGGCGGGTCTTGCGGAGAACGCGCAGGCGGCTTCGTCCGTGGACGAAAGCCTCGACGAGATCGCGCGGCAGATCGTCGAGCGCACGCGCACGGACGGCACAGCGACCATCGGCATATCGACCTTTACCCACAGTGACGGAACCTGTTCGGACCTTTCAAATTACGTCAGCGAATTTGTCGTGGATAGTCTGTTCAATTCAGGCGAGGGCAAGATCGACATCATCGAACGCTCGCAATTGAGCGCGATTTTCCGGGAAATGGAGCTGGTTTTCGACGGTACCATCGCACCAGATGCCGCCAAAAGGCTGGGGGAGATCGAGGGGGTCGATGCGTTGGTGACCGGCTCGTTGATCCAGTTTGGCGAAAAGGTGAAGCTACAGGCGCGGATGATAAGCACGCAGGACGGGCGGCTTTTTGCAACGGCGCGTTCGGAGTTTCCTAGCGTCGGAAGCGTCGCGCAGATGATGGCCACCCGCAGCCGCGCGGCTTGCGGCTTTGCCTCGGCGACGGGGACCGGGGAGGGCGACGCGGCCACGCAGGTTGTGGTGGTCGAGAGCGGCGGCGGTCAAACCTCGGTTCAGGGGCAAAGCCTCGTGCAGCCGTCGCGGCGGTTCTCTTCGGATGTCTTTGAGGCCGAAGTCAGCAGCCTGATTTACAACAAGGGCAATGGCGAGACGAGCTTTGCCGTGCGGTTCAAGAATACGGCCGACACGCCTATCGCGCTGGCGTACTTGCCCAATTCGGTTTCCGTCGCGGACGGTGTAGGCGGGTTCATGAGTTACAAGGATAACTGGTCGGGGCTGCGCAGCTGCTATTCCGAAAACAGGCTTGGCCTTTGCAATGGGAGCGATCCGAAATACGCCACGATCCTGACCCCTGGAAAGGTCGCGCAGCTGAATTTCCGGATGCAGGGCCAGAAGGGGTTGGAAGACGCGAAAATGTCGCTGGCTTTCGAGTTGGTGGTGACGCCCAACGCGGATGAGAACGAGACATTCGTGGTGCAGTCCGTCGGGTTTTACGACATGCAGGCGGATTGA
- the dddP gene encoding dimethylsulfonioproprionate lyase DddP, with amino-acid sequence MNTHFRDTRKIDPTRGPVLGDNTPNDADRIEIGPTQLAFREWEAAGLQLPDLQAMRRYRWERLTRFIQDRDYAGLLVFDPLNIRYATDSTNMQLWNTHNPFRALLVCADGYMVMWDYKNSPFLSTFNQLVREQRSGADLFYFDRGDKVDVAADTFSNEVRILLAEHAPGNTRLAVDKIMLHGLRALEAQGFEIMEGEELTEKCRSVKGPDEILAMRCASHACEVAVAEMERFARHNVPLGQTSEDDIWAVLHAENIRRGGEWIETRLLASGPRSNPWFQECGPRITQPNEIISFDTDLVGSYGICVDISRSWWIGDAKPRPDMIYAMQHAHEHIMTNMEMLKPGVTIPELTAGTHLLDDKYQQQKYGCLMHGVGLCDEWPLVAYPDKAVPGAFDYPLEPGMTLCVEALVGEVGGDFSIKLEDQVLITETGFENLTKYPFDAVLMGLS; translated from the coding sequence ATGAACACCCATTTCCGCGACACACGCAAGATCGACCCCACCCGCGGGCCCGTGCTGGGCGACAACACCCCCAACGACGCCGACCGGATCGAGATCGGCCCCACCCAGCTGGCCTTCCGCGAATGGGAGGCCGCGGGCCTGCAACTGCCCGACCTGCAAGCCATGCGCCGCTACCGCTGGGAACGTCTGACCCGCTTCATCCAGGACCGCGATTATGCCGGGCTGCTGGTTTTTGATCCTCTCAACATCCGCTACGCCACCGACTCGACCAACATGCAGCTCTGGAACACCCACAACCCGTTCCGCGCGCTGCTGGTCTGTGCCGACGGCTACATGGTGATGTGGGACTACAAGAACTCTCCGTTCCTCAGCACCTTCAACCAGCTGGTGCGCGAACAACGCTCCGGCGCGGACCTCTTCTACTTCGACCGGGGTGACAAGGTGGACGTCGCCGCCGATACCTTCTCGAACGAGGTGCGCATACTCCTCGCCGAACACGCGCCCGGCAACACGCGCCTCGCGGTGGACAAGATCATGCTCCACGGCCTCCGCGCGCTGGAAGCACAGGGTTTCGAGATCATGGAAGGCGAGGAACTGACGGAAAAATGCCGCTCCGTCAAAGGCCCGGATGAAATCCTCGCCATGCGGTGCGCCTCGCACGCCTGCGAGGTCGCGGTGGCCGAAATGGAGCGCTTCGCCCGCCACAACGTGCCGCTTGGCCAGACGAGCGAAGACGATATCTGGGCGGTCCTGCACGCCGAGAATATCCGCCGCGGCGGCGAATGGATCGAAACGCGCCTGCTCGCCTCCGGCCCTCGCTCCAACCCGTGGTTTCAGGAATGCGGCCCCCGCATCACGCAGCCCAACGAGATCATCTCGTTCGACACCGACCTCGTCGGCAGCTACGGCATCTGCGTCGACATCTCCCGCAGCTGGTGGATCGGTGACGCCAAGCCGCGCCCCGACATGATCTACGCCATGCAGCACGCGCATGAGCACATCATGACCAACATGGAAATGCTCAAACCCGGCGTCACGATCCCGGAACTGACCGCCGGCACCCACTTGCTCGACGACAAATACCAGCAACAGAAGTACGGCTGCCTGATGCACGGGGTCGGCCTTTGCGACGAGTGGCCCCTCGTCGCCTATCCTGACAAAGCCGTGCCCGGCGCTTTCGATTACCCGCTGGAACCCGGCATGACCCTCTGCGTCGAGGCGCTGGTGGGCGAGGTTGGCGGCGACTTCTCGATCAAGCTCGAAGACCAGGTCCTGATCACCGAAACAGGCTTTGAGAACCTGACGAAATATCCCTTCGACGCTGTGTTGATGGGTCTTTCCTGA
- a CDS encoding bifunctional alpha/beta hydrolase/OsmC family protein: MPSERFTFKGHDGHELAARLDLPEGPHLATALFAHCFTCSKDIPAARRISARLAGAGIAVLRFDFTGLGHSEGEFENTSFTSNVEDLVLAAKALAARDMPPSLLIGHSLGGAAVLAAASRIDSARAVATIAAPFDPGHVTHNFDGALEKIAADGAAEVELGGRPIRIGQKFVEDVRAENLAPRIAGLKRALLVLHAPLDETVGIDNATEIFKAAKHPKSFVTLDSANHLITDPGDAEYAAGVIAAWAQRYLDLKRPAPPPGAPEGVVRVCEVDPDGFLQDVHAGPDHHVRADEPEAYGGTDRGMSPYGFLASGLGACTSMTIRMYARRKGWPLDHVSVDVTHDKVHAQDADGSSPAKIDSFIRTIRLRGDLSDDQRQRLLEIADKCPVHRTLENASKIETLLADPDTRPQPERA; the protein is encoded by the coding sequence ATGCCAAGCGAACGCTTCACTTTCAAAGGCCATGACGGGCATGAGCTCGCCGCCCGGCTCGACCTGCCCGAAGGCCCGCACCTGGCCACTGCGCTCTTCGCGCATTGCTTCACCTGTTCCAAGGACATTCCCGCTGCGCGTCGCATCTCCGCCCGGCTGGCGGGGGCCGGCATCGCCGTGCTGCGCTTCGATTTCACCGGGTTGGGCCATTCCGAAGGCGAGTTCGAGAACACCTCCTTCACCTCGAATGTCGAGGATCTCGTCCTGGCCGCCAAAGCGCTGGCGGCCCGCGACATGCCGCCCAGCCTTCTGATCGGCCACTCGCTCGGCGGCGCCGCCGTGCTGGCGGCCGCGTCGCGGATCGACAGCGCCCGCGCCGTGGCCACCATCGCAGCACCCTTCGATCCCGGCCACGTCACCCACAATTTCGACGGCGCGCTCGAAAAAATCGCGGCCGACGGCGCCGCCGAGGTCGAATTGGGCGGTCGCCCCATCCGCATCGGCCAGAAATTCGTCGAGGATGTCCGCGCCGAAAACCTCGCGCCGCGCATCGCCGGCCTCAAGCGCGCGCTCCTCGTGCTGCACGCCCCGCTTGACGAGACCGTCGGCATCGACAACGCCACCGAGATCTTCAAGGCCGCGAAGCATCCCAAGAGCTTCGTCACCCTCGACAGCGCCAACCACCTGATCACCGATCCCGGCGATGCCGAGTATGCCGCAGGGGTCATCGCCGCCTGGGCACAGCGCTATCTTGACCTCAAGCGCCCCGCGCCGCCCCCCGGCGCGCCCGAAGGCGTCGTGCGGGTCTGTGAAGTGGACCCCGACGGCTTTCTGCAGGACGTGCATGCCGGCCCCGATCACCATGTCCGCGCCGACGAGCCCGAGGCCTATGGCGGCACCGACCGCGGCATGAGCCCCTATGGCTTTCTCGCCTCGGGTCTCGGCGCCTGCACGTCGATGACCATTCGCATGTATGCCCGTCGCAAAGGCTGGCCGCTGGATCACGTCTCGGTCGACGTCACCCATGACAAGGTCCATGCCCAGGATGCCGACGGCAGCAGCCCGGCCAAAATCGACAGTTTCATCCGCACCATCCGCCTCAGGGGGGATCTCAGCGACGACCAGCGTCAGCGCCTGCTCGAAATTGCGGATAAATGCCCCGTGCACCGGACGCTGGAAAACGCGTCGAAAATCGAAACCCTGCTGGCTGACCCGGACACGAGGCCTCAGCCCGAGCGGGCGTAG